CGCCGCCACGCCGGCAGGTCCGGCTCCGGTAGGTCGAGCAGTTTCGCCGAGTGGCCGAGCCGGCCCAGATGGGCCTCGATCAGGCAGGCCCGGCCGTCGCGGACCAGCAGCGTCTCGAAGACGCCGTCGCCGCGGACCGCCGCGAGGTCGTCGGCGAACAGCAGCGGAGCGTCCGGCGGATGTACCTTGCCGTCGAGGGTGACGATGACGCCGGTCATGGAGGAAGAGCCTATCGCCGGGTTCCGTAGAGTTGGTGTGTGTCCGCAGTTCCCGCACCCGAAACGGGCCCCGACGCCGGCGCCATCTGGCACTACGGCGATCCGCTCGGCGAGCAGCGCGCCGGCGAGACCGGTGCCGCCCTGGTCGATCGGTCGCACCGCGGCGTGCTCACGCTGTCCGGCGCCGACCGGCAGACCTGGCTGCACACCATCTCGACCCAGCACGTCAGCGACCTGCCCGACGGCGCGACCACTCAGAACCTGAGCCTCGACGGGCAGGGCCGCGTCGAGGATCACTGGGTCCAGACCGAACTCGACGGCGTCACCTATCTCGACACCGAGCCGTGGCGGGCCGAACCGCTGCTCGCGTTTCTCACCAAGATGGTGTTCTGGTCGAAGGTGACTCCGGCCGCGGCGGATCTGGCGGTGCTCTCGCTGCTCGGACCGCGACTCGGCGACGCGGCCGTGCTCGACGCACTCGGGGTGGACGCGCTGCCTGACACGTCATTCGCGACACCGCTGAGCGGCGGTGGGTTCGTGCGCCGGATGCCGGAGGCGAACCCGGGCCAGATCGAACTCGACGTCCTGGTCGACCGCGCCCATCTCGCGGATGTGCGACAGCGGATGATCGACGCGGGGGTACGCCCGGCGGGAGTGTGGGCCTACGAGGCTCACCGCGTCGCGGCCGTCCGCCCGAGGCTCGGCGTCGACACTGACGAGCGCACCATCCCGCACGAAGTCGGCTGGATCGGTGGCGCGGTCCACCTCGACAAGGGCTGCTATCGCGGTCAGGAGACCGTGGCCCGGGTCCACAACCTGGGCAAACCACCCCGGATGCTGGCGTTGCTGCACCTGGACGGGTCGGTCGATCGGCCCGCGACCGGCGACCCGGTGCTGGCCGGGGGGCGCGCGGTCGGTCGGCTGGGAACCGTCGTCGAGCATGTCGATCTGGGCCCGGTCGCGCTGGCGCTGCTCAAGCGCGGCATCCCCGCCGACACCGCCCTGAGCACCGGCGGCGATGCCGGTGTTGCCGCGACCATCGACGCCGAATCGCTACCGACGGCCGGTGGGCCGGGTGCCGGTCGGATGGCCGTGGACCGGCTGCGCGGAACGGTCCGATGACGTTCTTCAGCGGGTGCGGGGCGCAACAGCACGCGGCCACCGGGCACGCTAAACTGTCGACAGGACAATAAACACAAAACGATCGGAGCCGCCTACTCGTTGGGCCGCTCCGTTATTGCGCGAGGGGGTCCCCCCATGGGCCGTGGCCGGGCGAAGGCGAAGCAGACCAAGGTCGCACGAGACCTTAAATACAGCTCTCCGCAGACCGATTTCAATCGGCTTCAGCAGGAGTTGTCCGGTTCCGACTCCGACGATGGCGACCAGTCGGAGGGCGACGACCCCTGGAGCGATCAGCACCGCTGACGCGCCACCTGGTTCGTCCGATCGGCGAGCCTAAAACCTCGGGTGCTGCCCGACGAGCTTGGCTCGCGGACCGCCTTTTCCACCCTTAGTGATCGTGCCCAGGACCCAGCAGTTCAGGTGCCGGGCGGTCAGGATCGCCAGCGCACGGTCGGTGTCTTCCGGCGCTACGACGGCGATCATGCCGACGCCCATATTGAATGTCTTCTCCATCTCGGCGCGTGACACGCGACCCCGCTGAGCGATCATCGCGAACACCGGCGCCGGCGTCCAGGTACCGCGATCCACTTCTGCCATGAGGCCATTCGGGATCACCCGCTCCAGGTTGCCCGCCAACCCGCCACCGGTGACGTGGCAGAAAGTGCGGACCTGAGTCTCGGCCGCCAACGCCAGGCAGTCCTTGGCGTAGATGATGGTCGGCTCCAGCATCTCCTCGCCGAGGGTGCGGCCGAACTCCTCCACGTAGCCTTCCAGGTTGCCGCGGTCGATCTCGAGCAGCACCTTGCGGGCCAGCGAGTAGCCGTTGGAATGCAGACCCGACGACCCCATCGCGATCAGCACATCGCCGGGCCGGACCCGCTCGGGTCCCAGGACGGCCTCGGCCTCGACGACGCCGACGCCGGTGGCCGAGATGTCGTAGTGGTCGGGCTCGATCAGGCCGGGGTGCTCCGCGGTCTCGCCGCCGAGCAACGCGCAACCCGCCCGCAGGCAGCCTTCGGCGATGCCGCCGACGATCGCGTTGAGGCGTTCGGGAACGATGCGGCCGAGCGCGATGTAGTCGAGCAGGAAGAGGGGCTCGGCCCCGCAGACCACCAGGTCGTCCACGACCATCGCCACCAGGTCCAGGCCGACGGTGTCGTGCTTGTCCATCGCCTGGGCGACGGCCAGCTTGGTGCC
The sequence above is a segment of the Candidatus Mycobacterium wuenschmannii genome. Coding sequences within it:
- the purM gene encoding phosphoribosylformylglycinamidine cyclo-ligase, whose product is MTARGKDPASKSEPGATYASAGVDIEAGDRAVELFKPLASKATRPEVIGKLGGFAGLFALRGDYREPLLAASTDGVGTKLAVAQAMDKHDTVGLDLVAMVVDDLVVCGAEPLFLLDYIALGRIVPERLNAIVGGIAEGCLRAGCALLGGETAEHPGLIEPDHYDISATGVGVVEAEAVLGPERVRPGDVLIAMGSSGLHSNGYSLARKVLLEIDRGNLEGYVEEFGRTLGEEMLEPTIIYAKDCLALAAETQVRTFCHVTGGGLAGNLERVIPNGLMAEVDRGTWTPAPVFAMIAQRGRVSRAEMEKTFNMGVGMIAVVAPEDTDRALAILTARHLNCWVLGTITKGGKGGPRAKLVGQHPRF
- a CDS encoding DUF3073 domain-containing protein; its protein translation is MGRGRAKAKQTKVARDLKYSSPQTDFNRLQQELSGSDSDDGDQSEGDDPWSDQHR
- the ygfZ gene encoding CAF17-like 4Fe-4S cluster assembly/insertion protein YgfZ, giving the protein MSAVPAPETGPDAGAIWHYGDPLGEQRAGETGAALVDRSHRGVLTLSGADRQTWLHTISTQHVSDLPDGATTQNLSLDGQGRVEDHWVQTELDGVTYLDTEPWRAEPLLAFLTKMVFWSKVTPAAADLAVLSLLGPRLGDAAVLDALGVDALPDTSFATPLSGGGFVRRMPEANPGQIELDVLVDRAHLADVRQRMIDAGVRPAGVWAYEAHRVAAVRPRLGVDTDERTIPHEVGWIGGAVHLDKGCYRGQETVARVHNLGKPPRMLALLHLDGSVDRPATGDPVLAGGRAVGRLGTVVEHVDLGPVALALLKRGIPADTALSTGGDAGVAATIDAESLPTAGGPGAGRMAVDRLRGTVR